The following proteins are co-located in the Sphaeramia orbicularis chromosome 24, fSphaOr1.1, whole genome shotgun sequence genome:
- the LOC115415160 gene encoding estrogen-related receptor gamma-like isoform X2, whose product MSVRGLDPTCPSSIKREPSSPSPSSQGDVSPAQPSPGSSSSDTNSSYGPLIKGHGHSNGLDSPGLYGHTAANNGETNRRFGEEDGQVKCEFMLGTVAKRLCLVCGDVASGYHYGVASCEACKAFFKRTIQGNIEYSCPASNECEITKRRRKSCQACRFVKCLAVGMLREGVRLDRVRGGRQKYKRRIDAENSPYLHPQNALPQKKTFSVGGMVENKVVSLLLVAEPEGIFAMPDPTVPESDIKALTTLCDLADRELVVNIGWAKHIPGFPSLSLADQMSLLQSGWMEILILRVVFRSLALEDKLVYAEDYIMDEEQSKLAGLLDLNNAILQLVKKYKTMGLEKEEFVVLKAISLANSDSMQIEDSEAVQRLQDVLHGALQDYEAMHHPEDPRRAGKLIMTLPLLRQTAARAVQHFCSIKQDGRVPMHKLFLELLEAKA is encoded by the exons ATGTCAGTGAGGGGCTTGGACCCCACCTGTCCCTCCTCAATAAAGCGTGAGCCCTCCAGTCCCAGCCCAAGTTCCCAGGGGGACGTCAGCCCGGCCCAGCCCAGTCCTGGAAGCTCATCCTCAGACACAAACTCCAGTTATGGGCCTCTGATAAAGGGCCACGGTCACAGCAATGGGCTGGACTCTCCAGGCCTCTATGGTCACACAGCGGCCAACAATGGAGAAACAAATAG GCGGTTTGGAGAGGAAGACGGCCAAGTGAAGTGTGAATTCATGCTCGGTACAGTTGCCAAGCGGTTGTGTCTGGTGTGTGGTGATGTGGCCTCCGGCTACCACTACGGTGTCGCTTCCTGTGAGGCCTGCAAAGCCTTCTTCAAGAGGACCATCCAAG GTAACATTGAATACAGCTGCCCAGCGTCCAATGAATGCGAAATCACAAAGCGAAGAAGGAAGTCCTGCCAGGCCTGTCGATTTGTGAAGTGTCTGGCTGTGGGCATGTTAAGAGAAG gTGTTCGTCTGGACCGGGTTCGAGGCGGCAGACAGAAGTACAAGAGGAGGATAGACGCTGAGAATAGCCCTTACCTGCATCCACAAAATGCCTTGCCCCAGAAGAAAACAT TTTCAGTCGGGGGTATGGTGGAGAACAAGGTGGTGTCTCTGCTGCTGGTCGCCGAGCCGGAGGGCATCTTCGCCATGCCGGACCCCACTGTTCCAGAGAGTGACATCAAGGCTCTGACCACGCTGTGCGACCTGGCCGACAGAGAGCTGGTGGTCAACATCGGCTGGGCCAAACACATCCCAG gcttcCCGTCCCTGTCTCTAGCAGACCAGATGAGTCTGCTGCAGAGTGGCTGGATGGAGATTCTGATCTTAAGAGTGGTGTTCCGCTCGTTGGCTTTAGAGGACAAGCTGGTGTACGCCGAGGACTACATCATGGACGAGGAACAGTCGAAGCTGGCGGGGCTGCTCGATCTCAACAACGCCATCCTGCAGCTGGTGAAGAAGTACAAAACCATGGGACTGGAGAAGGAGGAGTTTGTCGTCCTCAAAGCTATTTCCCTTGCCAATTCAG ACTCCATGCAAATCGAAGACTCTGAGGCAGTTCAGAGACTCCAGGATGTCCTTCATGGAGCCCTGCAGGACTACGAGGCCATGCACCACCCAGAGGACCCTCGGCGAGCCGGCAAACTGATCATGACCCTCCCTCTTCTCCGTCAAACGGCTGCACGTGCCGTCCAACACTTCTGCAGCATCAAACAGGACGGCCGCGTGCCGATGCACAAACTATTCCTTGAACTGCTGGAGGCCAAAGCCTGA
- the LOC115415160 gene encoding estrogen-related receptor gamma-like isoform X1 translates to MDLVDLYLPECFTYHSDTEHLGRMSVRGLDPTCPSSIKREPSSPSPSSQGDVSPAQPSPGSSSSDTNSSYGPLIKGHGHSNGLDSPGLYGHTAANNGETNRRFGEEDGQVKCEFMLGTVAKRLCLVCGDVASGYHYGVASCEACKAFFKRTIQGNIEYSCPASNECEITKRRRKSCQACRFVKCLAVGMLREGVRLDRVRGGRQKYKRRIDAENSPYLHPQNALPQKKTFSVGGMVENKVVSLLLVAEPEGIFAMPDPTVPESDIKALTTLCDLADRELVVNIGWAKHIPGFPSLSLADQMSLLQSGWMEILILRVVFRSLALEDKLVYAEDYIMDEEQSKLAGLLDLNNAILQLVKKYKTMGLEKEEFVVLKAISLANSDSMQIEDSEAVQRLQDVLHGALQDYEAMHHPEDPRRAGKLIMTLPLLRQTAARAVQHFCSIKQDGRVPMHKLFLELLEAKA, encoded by the exons ATGGATTTAGTCGACCTCTACCTCCCAGAGTGTTTCACTTACCACTCTGACACAGA ACATTTAGGCAGGATGTCAGTGAGGGGCTTGGACCCCACCTGTCCCTCCTCAATAAAGCGTGAGCCCTCCAGTCCCAGCCCAAGTTCCCAGGGGGACGTCAGCCCGGCCCAGCCCAGTCCTGGAAGCTCATCCTCAGACACAAACTCCAGTTATGGGCCTCTGATAAAGGGCCACGGTCACAGCAATGGGCTGGACTCTCCAGGCCTCTATGGTCACACAGCGGCCAACAATGGAGAAACAAATAG GCGGTTTGGAGAGGAAGACGGCCAAGTGAAGTGTGAATTCATGCTCGGTACAGTTGCCAAGCGGTTGTGTCTGGTGTGTGGTGATGTGGCCTCCGGCTACCACTACGGTGTCGCTTCCTGTGAGGCCTGCAAAGCCTTCTTCAAGAGGACCATCCAAG GTAACATTGAATACAGCTGCCCAGCGTCCAATGAATGCGAAATCACAAAGCGAAGAAGGAAGTCCTGCCAGGCCTGTCGATTTGTGAAGTGTCTGGCTGTGGGCATGTTAAGAGAAG gTGTTCGTCTGGACCGGGTTCGAGGCGGCAGACAGAAGTACAAGAGGAGGATAGACGCTGAGAATAGCCCTTACCTGCATCCACAAAATGCCTTGCCCCAGAAGAAAACAT TTTCAGTCGGGGGTATGGTGGAGAACAAGGTGGTGTCTCTGCTGCTGGTCGCCGAGCCGGAGGGCATCTTCGCCATGCCGGACCCCACTGTTCCAGAGAGTGACATCAAGGCTCTGACCACGCTGTGCGACCTGGCCGACAGAGAGCTGGTGGTCAACATCGGCTGGGCCAAACACATCCCAG gcttcCCGTCCCTGTCTCTAGCAGACCAGATGAGTCTGCTGCAGAGTGGCTGGATGGAGATTCTGATCTTAAGAGTGGTGTTCCGCTCGTTGGCTTTAGAGGACAAGCTGGTGTACGCCGAGGACTACATCATGGACGAGGAACAGTCGAAGCTGGCGGGGCTGCTCGATCTCAACAACGCCATCCTGCAGCTGGTGAAGAAGTACAAAACCATGGGACTGGAGAAGGAGGAGTTTGTCGTCCTCAAAGCTATTTCCCTTGCCAATTCAG ACTCCATGCAAATCGAAGACTCTGAGGCAGTTCAGAGACTCCAGGATGTCCTTCATGGAGCCCTGCAGGACTACGAGGCCATGCACCACCCAGAGGACCCTCGGCGAGCCGGCAAACTGATCATGACCCTCCCTCTTCTCCGTCAAACGGCTGCACGTGCCGTCCAACACTTCTGCAGCATCAAACAGGACGGCCGCGTGCCGATGCACAAACTATTCCTTGAACTGCTGGAGGCCAAAGCCTGA